The segment AAGTTGCAATTGATGAGAGAAATGAAGCAAAAATTGAAGGATTTAGGATCAAGTACATGAATTCATAAGCGAACATACgttcatatatgaacataaattgATATGTAATATTTTTAGCATTTGTGCAACACTTGATTTTACATGTGTTAATATATGAACATTGTTCATTTTTGAAAATATATTCATTGATGAACATAAGTTCCAACTATggttataatcatgtttttgtatAAGTATTTAGTTATGAACATGTTTGATTTTCTATGAACATGTATGATTTTTTATAAACGTTCAATTATGAACATATATTAAAATGAATGTTTAAGTATGAACATTACTAATTTCTCGGGTTTTGTATAAATGTTCAGTAATGAAAATGTATTATCAGATGTTGCACAAAGATAATTTATGGAATCCTATATAAATGTTTATAATTGAATTATATATCTTTATAAATGCTATAATTTaggaaaataattaataaattaccatttcatttttaaaataaaattgttattttatcaTCATATATTTTTCTTGTCAAAAACTAATCTAATATTCAAAAAGATGGTTCAATGGTTCTAATATTTTgtatagatttaaaaaaaaaaaggttttatatGTACAATATAAGATTTtttgtgaaaatatgttttttttttatataaataagattttataaagaaaaagtatattcgaaacaaaattttaagtaaaaaagttgaaaaaaaaaactaaagttaggatgaatttataataaaattctGAAATCTATGTCGAAAGAGTAAATTTTGATccaaatttataataaattttgaaaacttggcaaaaagtgtaattttttaaaattaaatgacTTGTTGACCGGGTAAAATTGTCAAATCAAATATAATTATTAGTTTTTGGAATTTAATTGAATAAAAGAAAACTAAATCGATTATATTGTCAATATATTTCTCTGTCTTACTTAACAAGTAATTATCACTTTGTTAGAAATTCATTTAATAAACTATTCTTTTCAATTCCATCCGAGTGActtgaataaaatataatattaagttTAGTAAcgtaaataacaaataataataagGTTAGGAAACTATTTAATGACAAACACAATTGTTATACATAAATTGTAAAAGTCAAACTACGgtgaaaaaggaaataaaaaagtACATATTTTATTTTAGTATATTACAGAGTAGTCTCCTCTCTCCATGTTTATATAATTGcactttgaaggaagaagaaataaATTCCGTACTATTTGATTTCTATttcacccccacccccacccccactcCTACCCACCATCCTCAAATGTCTATATTTCTACCAAAGAAGACAACCGCATCTTGCCCAAATTCAACTCCGTTTTCCTcgtctaaaccctagaaaattgTTCATACTTTCCATGAATACATGATTACAGCCACTGGTTGCACCCAATTTCCCTAACCAGACAAGTGTACATAGTTACTGCTTTGTATACATAGATGAAGTGTAAGAAGCACTACGCCGATCTCAGTAGTGTCGTCGGCGTCTGCGCTTCTTGCCTCCGGGAACGCCTCTTTTCTCTCGTCGCTGCTCAGGAGCAGGCACAAGCAAAAGCTCAATCCCAGGATCAAACCGTAGAAGAAAAAAATCGCAATTTGGACACGCACCCGGTGTTTCCTCGTTCTGTTTCTCCCTACATCAGTCGCCGAAAATCAGATAATTCCGCCGCCTCGACCGCTGCTGCCGCATGGCCAAACAGTAATCAACATAACAGTGAGAGAAATCGACATCGTAGCGTTCCCGATCAGCGGTTTTTTAGCACGCCGCAGGTAGGGCCTACAGTCGGATGCTATAATCCATGCCGAAAGAAGAAGCACAGTTTTATTCGGTTCTCTTTGTTAACGAATTTGTTTAGATCTAAGAAACGAAACGAAGTGGATTTAGATTCGGACCCTAGGGTTTCGGTTTCGAATTATGGGGGATCATACGGTGGTGGTGATAGTGTCACGTCGGCAATGCCGTCGCCTTCGTGGTTCTCAACCATTAGGTCCGGTGGTGGTTGTCGGAAGAAACAGCCGTTTTGTTTTAACGAGTCCTCGAATTCCGCAGCCAGCGTGATGCGGAAGCACTACCGTGAAGATCGGGGTATGTCTCCTGTGAGATACTCCGACGCTTATGGCGGTGTAGAAGATGAATTCGGCGATGGATCCAGCGGATACGAATCGTGTGAGTCGCGGAAACAAACTCCGTGGAGGACACCAGCGCATCCTTCGGTCCGGCGCGGTGGTGGCGGACACGGGAAGAACGTTTCCGGTCTAACTTTCTGCTTGAGCCCGCTGGTGCGAGCCAGTCCTAACCGGCATTGGAACCACAAAGGAATGCCACCGGTAGACGGCGGCGAGATCAGAGCTCCGGTCAAGCCGCACTTGTCCAACACCAAGACCTTCTGCGCCAACCGATCAAAAAAACTCGCCGATTTGGGGAGATTGAATACAACCCGTTGATTTGGATGACCAATGAGGAACACATTTGACTTCCTTGGAAAGTACCATTTTGCCCTTGGTACCCTTTTCTCTGATTTTTGTTTCTAGTAGCTATAGTATTCCCTATATTAAATACAGagagaaataaaagaaaaaggttttgaaattttaattttCTTCTTTGTAATTACAAATTTGGACATGAGTATACATTGTAATTACAAATTTGCCCTCGCTTTCAATTCGAGTCGACTGTGGGCCAGCTGTGCAGTTGAGTGTCTCTTtcgtaaaattaaatataaacttTATATGATACTATTTTTACTTGCGAAACATTTAAAGAAGAATTGAGTTTTACTTTTGACTTTGGGTCAAAAAAGTAGATTTATGGGTTTTATTGCATTTATTATGGTAGATTTGATGCAGTTGAGTGTGTAGATACACATTATTATTATACTAGTATTTAATATGGTTGAATAAtgtattaatatttatttttctatTCATCATGATAATGAAATGTCATTATCATGTAAATATGGTTTATAAGATACTCACTTCAtcgaaataaaattttaaaataaataaattaaaaagtttaatttgtaCTTAACCTGAAGAAAATATAGCCATTTGTTAAAAATCTGAAATATATCtttattaaacataaacaaatataatttatttcaaatttagttttttaaTGTATGTAAGATGATTTTCCTAtcatttttaatgtattttttggATTTTGTATATTACTTAATTTAATATTCTTTAaactaatttaattaaaaaatatacatatatgtggACCCTACCTCTCAACCTAACACCTTTCCCTTGTTCCTTGGATGACAATCCTTCCGTCACCACCGGTGAGTCCCTATTACCACCCTTTTAAGGAAATTAGAAACTCAGATCACAACTATATTTGAAATTAGAACCAAAATGAATCCAATACAACTCGTTCCTTATTCCTGTCGCTTTCCCAACCAAGTAGGTTTGTATATATGTTTGTCACAACTATAATTTCTTATACCAATCCTTCCTTATAAGCATTTTAATcaacaaaaatatatgaatattcTCCATGGGACCCTACATACAAATACAATATGGGTGCATCTGCGAATGGTGATGGAGATTAATTGTACCTGTTTGCTTCATGATTTTAAATCATCTCTATCTTTGTAAAGGAGGATTATAAAATATTGTAAGGGTATATAAGTTCTTTGAGAACATAATCGATTTATAATATATGCATCCTCCATTACCTAATCCAAAATCTATTATCAACCCAACAGTACCGATGCATTATAAGTCTATAACCTACTTCACAAGTCTCAGCACTCCATCAAATGTTTAATGTCGAGATAAGACGACAAAGTCATGAATAAACATATTCGAGGTTCTATGTATTTATGAAACGTGTGAATAACGTATTAGGTTCATACTAATCGAAGGTAATGACTTATTCAAAGTTTGAGTTTTTGAGGACCTACACACACACTTGTTCAATATCATCAAGCAACTAAGGAAATATTGCGTCATTTATTGAAAACTCAATGGGTTCTGTTGACATGACGCATCCTCGATTTTTGGAATTCTAAAATTCATTGCCAAACTCCATGATCACCGATCCAACAAAGTCCTGGCATCCAAATACACTATCTGATATATAGATAAATAAAGTACCAATTTGTTGATTCATCatctttttatgttttaaacaaaCCTTCATACCAAGTAGTTAAACAATAAGATAAGAATTTCATGTTTGTTACCATCAAAATCAAAACAAACGAAATATGGCAAAACACTAATCACATATATAAAATGCACAAAAATCTTTTGTGAGATAACTATTGAATCTTCACATAGCTGTGGTCCTCACCCCCACAATTGACCTGAAAAATATACACAGCCAAGAAACACTTCCATAAGTACCCGTCATCATGACTATCCGCCACCCAAGGGCCACTACCTATTAGGAGTTCTTAGGGTCGTAGTAATGCTACTTTAATGTCAATTAATTTTTATGTTCCAAGACTGATTACAGATAAGACCGCTCTTCAATCAAACATTATTGATGTAAAGCTAGTACTATTACTATATCGGAATAGGATTTAAATTGATATTTATAGATGTATTTAGTATCTGGGATCGTATTATGCATACAAATAAATTAAAGTTAAAGATAGTAAATATTTGAGACGAGAACATCCCATATGTATTTGATTTGTTTACACGCTTACACATAATCTATAGGAGTATACTGGGTAATTGGTCAATGCGGGTGAAGCCGGGTCAAAACCTGCAAATACAGAAATACGTTTTTGATATTTTCCTTATGAAATTTCTAAGTAGTTAAGATGTTATATATGTAGCTATATAATAAATCTATATTCAATGATATTTATTATGTTGGTCCATACCCAAATTAAAATACAAACCAAATCATGGTATAAGAGTCAAAATTTTGACTTATTTAGTCCAGATAGGCGAGCTCTTAACGTCATTTTGAGTTAGGTTAATTGCCTCCTTTCATTTAAGGATATTTGTCCCATACAACCTAAAGAACAGACCATTACTCCATTAGGTTCAAGTTTATATATGTTTTCCTGTCACTATCCTTTAAGTTCATTAAAAGCAGAAAAGCTATGAGATGGCATTATGTACTATCTTTGTCACAATAACATGTGCtactcgatatatatatatatatatatatatatatatatatatatatatatatatatatatatatatatatatatatatatatatatatatatagggttaggttattttgttttcactatctattgtgtgcatctatgactgattctggaccaatcattttagttattttaagaaagtaattaatgcatattaaatgctgaagatgtaattaatattcattatatcttcaacatgttatatccattaattactttcttaaaataactaaaatgattggtccagaatcagtcatacatacacacaatagatagtgaaaacatttgaacctaactctctctctctctctctctctatatatatatatatatatatatatatatatatatatatatatatatatatatatatatattcaagaatTCGAAAACTCATAATCCATTCATAATATTTCAAAACCAAAGACACCATTGGACTCCTAGAGCTATGTCTAAGAGATTTTACAACCACAAACACAAAAATGATGATTGTTTAACACAATGGTGTTTGAATTCCAACCAACCTAGGGTTTTAGAAGCATTTACATTTAGCCTTCATATTTGGTGTTAAAATGGGTCTAACATGAGAATGGTGCTAAATTTGATGGTTGGTTGGAATATTTTGGCACtctaaaacacaaaaatcatgcAATATGATGGATGATTGGAGTTGGCCTAAGAGAGATCCGTGGTCAAAAAAAggatttgacttttttttttggaataaaACTATTGTTGAGTaggtttagatttttttttttttgaaaaaaacacTAAATGTgcatacatacacatatatgaACAAATGTGCATATATGtgcatttcaaaaaaaaaattatcaaatctTTTTTTTAGCATGGATCTCTCTTAGACACAACTCTAAGAGTCCAATGGAtggtggttttggttttgaaaaaataataaacaaattaggtgtaacatcccaaaaattcattgtaaaattttcatttttaaaacagtaAACCATACAAAAGAGTTGTTCAAAAATCGATTAAAGAGAgtatattatttaaacatcagagtaaagaTCATAAATTACCAATGCGGAAAACTTtgggggatgttgtgcagtcatGTCGGACCCTtacctttcgaaccggaagtacctgaaaccataaatattaaatcgtaagcacaaaacttagtgaatttcccaaaataccatataccatacatatctgCCAGCTCAAGGCTGTGTCGGGTCAATTTCACCCCgaatctatttcaactcatatgtcagcacAAAGCTGTACCGGGTTTATTCACCCCCGTGTCTATATCAAATCATATGTCAGCATAAGGCTGTACgtcacaaagactacaagcacaAACTATAACATAatctaatgggccgacattggtgtcttctCCCCACAAGTATTATGAGGAGACTGACCTTAATCACAAAGTCGACTAACACTCAGCTCACAACCGTGCCAATCACAGTTAACTGTTTTCCTGCCAAAAGATAAATGTTGAACACCTCCTATAAATCTACACAAGGTAAACCTTAAGTCTTCCTTCTAAAAAtacaatttgaccaaaagtcaacccaagccaaaagtcaatggtcaaagtcaaagtcaacaacccaTAATGTCAACTCTtcattctcacgtcgtgagagctCACCCAGTCCGATTCCAACTCATCCCGACTCAACCTAGCCAACTCAGTCAAGGAAAGACACCTGAGCTGACCTCACGATGTGGGCAGCTTTTCCTCATGTCATGAGCCCCAAGAAGCTCATTAGAAACGAGATCAACCactcctcacatcgtgagacCCCATGTCTCACGTCATGAGAATAGTCTGAAGCCGAAAGATATTTTCAAAGCacttccgaagaaatgtattttgtttatattaaaacattgggatgtcatcgtcaatacagaaacataagcataaacataccttacattcatttacactaatgatttacatatcatttaatctctcagtgtaatgcatCTTTGTATCGACACcaatgatacaaataaactgagtgggtagcgatatgatctacaacttttgcatacgagctccatttttgacgttctttatatccacgcgtaggtagcgatatgatctacaactttcatttagactccgtcggataattttgactttatttttaaagttattttttaataggcttagacagttaaaatccgttaaaaattcataactatgTCATCTGACACCCTTtttgactgtctttatatcattGAGCTTTAATTAATGAGATAttaaattctcgtttaggttatgtcggctaaaaatcgatcgatctaaaattcgatttccgggGTGTGTATTGTtatgcaaaatcttagaaaaatcataacttcctcatacgaagtaacatttagacgttctctatatgcacgataTCGGTTTAACGtctactatgacttttgtttagatctctaaggctaaaaagtattttatcaaaaattcattttttatgttacgcagcgtcgtgccggtttagTCATAAAACTtcaacagatcataacttctttgttataattcggatttcggtgttctttatatgcacaaaaTCCTTGTGACAtttactataacttggttaagattatttactataaataatattctctcaaaaattcgattttttattcttatttctctaaattgactagcccgaaccTACGAGCGTCACACAATGAAACTTGCACAACCAACAAGAAAAGGGGtacaaaacttagatctaacctcATATTACAATAAAGGTTGAAAATTTAACACTTAAAATGGTCCTGAAACAATGcaaggtgatgatgatgatgatgattccttGCAAGCCTTTACAAAAGATACCCTTttccttcttcttttcttcttcttcttcaaactaaGAAACACTCCAAATTGACCAAGAATCAAGCAAGGGATGAAGGCTAGGGTTTTTTTGGGGTGAACAAGGGTTTTGAGGCTGATAAGAAACCATAAAATGGGTTTATATGTGCTTAAATACAAAGGAAATCCTAAAAGATCTTGGTCTAGGGTTGCAGCatatctcacgtcgtgagaccaGTCCCGAAcgaaagtttccatcttggccCATCTCACGTCGAGAGCCTCTATGTCTCACGTCGTGAAGTTCATTTTCCTCAAAAATCCAACCTTTTGACTCCTTGAAACCCTAAACCAAAACATCCAGGAAAACAGGTGTTACATTAGGAGTTTTGGAGTTCTGGCAAATCTTTAATTCTCGTGATaacttagctatatatatatatatatatatatatatatatatatatatatatatatatatatatatatatatatataattgaagtcATTAGGTTGTATTAAGTCGGTCGACTAGCAACTAGGAATTAATCAGCTTTGTCGGGATTTGTTTGCGACTAGTTGGAGACCCTAAATTGTAAATTCgttgaatttaaaaaaattaaatatgactaatatcataacaaagttgGTAAATATCACCAAAATCATACCAAAatttgttaatatgattaatacaacactaatcatatctcaaatagtttctattggTTGAAACTCATTGTTTAGGCAACGATTAATCGTTGGACACAGCCTAATCAGCCGAGTAGCGCCTAAGGACTGATCAGAGATTAATCGGTGCATAATCAGAATTTTTACAACACactgagttatatatatatatatatatatatatatatatatatatatatatatatatatatatatatatatatattcagtgcCCATCAATTACACTAGCCACTTCTTCGGGAGAAATAACAACAAATCAATTGATCAACCGTATGTATAGTCGTGAAGAAACTCAATTCAAAAACCATGATCATTAAGTTTTTGTGGACCACTCCTACTTCTTTGCATGTTTAGATTGATTGTGTCAGATCTTACACTTTGAATCTTCTTTCCTTTCGCCAATTGCAAAGTTTTAATGAGTGTCACTCTCAAATTAGGGGTGAGTATAGATAACAAGTACCCGCTTTTGGAATCAAAACCGTCTCAGATCCGTCACCGAGGTCTCTGGTTTCAGTTCTAGTTGCTAAAAGTGGGAACCACCAAGGAGTGGTTGTAGTTCTGGTTTCCATTTTTTAGGATCCGTTATCCGCTGGGTAACTGCCTAAACCAGttccaaaatattaaaatttaaaaatacttAATACTTAAAGGAATTTACCGTAACAACTTGATGACTAAGACATTTGTTGACACAATTTAATTGGATCACGGAGACAACATGCTAATAAATCAtatttgtaacttttttttttcaaaacaaatagTCTAATTTAATATGAATGCATGACACTAAAACAATTTGAACGTacatgatggtgatgatggtggtaaGATTTTTGAAAAGATTTGATGTTAAATAACATTATATGTTAAGAACACGAACTTTGGTTTATGACTTATATTTAACAATTTGGATTATCTTTATAACGATTATTTTTTGTTGTTTGTAATTCTTATTATAATAAACTAGTTATAATATTTACTTTTTTTATTCAATGGCTaagaattattttatattaacaaaaaaaaaatgacataACCGGGTTATCCGGTCTCGGAACTAGAACCGCCGGTTCCAAGACTGATTCCAAAAATTTAAGAATCACCTAAACTGGTTCTAACTTCACGGGAACCGCCGATTCCGACTCCAATTAAAATGTAATGAAGCAGGTACCCACTTATGctcatctctatctctatcttaaATATAACTGGATTTACCATATTTTTCTAGTATCAATatggtaaaataaataaattatatcaaTGAACCTTCTATGCATCTTGAGAAaatcatcgatgacatacttggaTTCTCATGTCTATCGATTACATCAGCCACTCCAATTACTTATCCAAATTGTTAAATTAAAATCAACATTGTgcggtctattaattttttaaatatataaaaaataaatacattaataagaaaattaattaaaaaaattaataaggacacaatagtctttttaggtaagacagagaccaaacgcgcaacaaaaataaacaatagggaccatcgatccgagttaaaaaaataagttagggaccaaaaacacaaattttccCAAACCACAgtgaccattcgtgtaattttctCATACTTTTCgatttgttcatatttgggtaactattttttttatacacATCAAGGTAATGAACTTGTTAAAAGTGTTCATATctaggatgtgacctgctacagcagatcataatggtcatatgtaaaCACTTCTAATAAGTTTGTTAccttaatgtgtacaaaaaaaagatagttacccagatgtgaacataccgaaaagttaattaccttagcaagtcattttccctttaataaatgaatatgattttgttTCTTgtgaattaaaataatatttgtgATATAATATTTCAATTGGAATAGATGATGCAGTTGTATTATTTTGCAACTATAATCGATTTTTTTTGATGTTTATATGTACAGAAAAACCCAATGAAATTTCCATCCATCATATCCTATTTTTTCCATTTCAAAGCATCACTAGAGGGTGTTTGCAAGTGCATTTAACACGTGCTTATGTGATACGAAATACTCATAATCTAACAATCATGTTGTAcgtagtatgtatatatatatatatatatatatatatatatatatatatatatatatatatatatatatatatatatatatatatatatatagggaaaagtgaatatacccttaagggtatataagcttaggtacccgaaCACACCATAATaagtcgttttgtttgatatattcattataatgttcttaaacttcaaccctaaGTTGATTATTTTCAAGATATTCAAAATTTCCGTATTATTTTTCTCTTAAATCACATCTTTTTGCCGAACACCTATTAGGCTATATATATTgtagatgaaaatgaaaattatgtaagagaaagataaatgtgtaatttacaaaaatcttggaagtaaatcaagttagaagttaaacTATAAGAATATTGgacaattagaatgtattatatgatacaaaacaacgtattatggtgagtttgggtacctaagcttatatacccttaagggtatattcacttttcccatatatatatatatatatatatatatatatatatatatatatatatatatatatatatatatatatatatatatatatacactagacGAATTCTCGCGTGTTGCGCGACataggttaaaaatatattattagaatATAGTTTTAAGACACCTTTTAGTTAATTCAATTCACAAATTTaggttcttttattattattattattattattatatttaatgttttccttttaactatgttaaaaaattaatattgatttttattttttaaacattatttgatattttactttaggttttaaattttacactaaaattttaagcttatttgatatattaatatatgttatttgatatatagggttagattattttgtttcttacatttattgtgtccTAAAAtacaccaatagaaatttagtaaattaaataattatttaattaaataaatatagatattaaatgatttccataattatatgtatattaaatcatatccataattataattctctttttaaggaaactaattaaattcgtcattaatgtcagcaataatattctttcagaatgaattcacatCAAAGTTTTATATATCAGTTCATATTTTGTTTCAGggctcactcacttaaaatacaataaagttgcattGAATACGAAGAACAAGAATGTATTACACtaaaatacactctcattctgctggaatacactctcattcttctagatatgaatttattctgaaagaatattattgttgacattaatgacgaatttaattggtttccataaaaataagttataagtatggataacatttaatatacatataattaatactaaattcatattgatgcattatatatatatatatatatatatatatatatatatatattaaaaagtaattaatgcatattaaatgttgaagttcTAATTAATGCTCATTATTTACTTTAACatctaatatgcattaattagtttctcaaaataactaaaatgattggtgcagaatcaatcatacatacacacaatagatatttagaacaatataacctaaccatatatatatatatatatatatatatatatatatatatatatatataatgtttggtgcagaatcaatcatacatacacacaatagatatttagaacaatataacctaactatatatatatatatatatatatatatatatatatatatatatatatatatatatatagtagtttATAATCCGTgaaaaccacggttacaaaattaatgaaactttaataatgagaactcaaaattattaatcagttattttaagtaaattattaattaagtgatattttttttagttatatagaactataatcgttaatttaaataaatatgtgaaattatatcaccttataatttgtattaatttcattttaatttttattataatgttattaatctaatgtaattaaagtgggaaatttaaattttaaaatttaaaattgagaattaataagttgacaagtgacatgcattaattaggaggtctAATAGGATGACACATGACATAAGAAGAATAAAATTTGCATTAATTAAGAGGCCTAATATGATGACAAatgtcaaaaggagattaaaactattcttttattagaatatggatatatatatatatatatatatatatatatatatatatatatatatatataagccgtGAAACCACGGCTACAAAATTAATTTAACTTTAATAGTTAGAACACaaatttattaatcaattataatcgttaatttaaataaatatgagaaattatatcaccttataatttgtattaattttattataatttttattgcattgttattaatttactataattaaagtgaaaattttaaaatttgaaatagagaattaataggttgagtagttgacaagtgacatgcattaattaagaggttTAATAGGGTGACACGTGGaaaaaaatatgtattaattaggaggcctaatatgatgacacatgtcaaaaggatattaaaactattcttttattagaatagggatatatatatatatatatatatatatatatatatatatatatatatatatatatatatatatatgacattttttttgtatacctataaaaaatacatttttacttACACCATATGTATTTGAAACCTCTATGATTTTTCAattactttataataattattataaattggttaataatgttaaattaatcgaaaaactaaattctaataataaagtaactaaatcacaatattaaaatatcatattttacttctatttataaaattatgactttaactttttaacatattatagttaacttattagtttatatATGTTGTCGTATGTAAgcaat is part of the Lactuca sativa cultivar Salinas chromosome 7, Lsat_Salinas_v11, whole genome shotgun sequence genome and harbors:
- the LOC111906026 gene encoding uncharacterized protein LOC111906026 gives rise to the protein MKCKKHYADLSSVVGVCASCLRERLFSLVAAQEQAQAKAQSQDQTVEEKNRNLDTHPVFPRSVSPYISRRKSDNSAASTAAAAWPNSNQHNSERNRHRSVPDQRFFSTPQVGPTVGCYNPCRKKKHSFIRFSLLTNLFRSKKRNEVDLDSDPRVSVSNYGGSYGGGDSVTSAMPSPSWFSTIRSGGGCRKKQPFCFNESSNSAASVMRKHYREDRGMSPVRYSDAYGGVEDEFGDGSSGYESCESRKQTPWRTPAHPSVRRGGGGHGKNVSGLTFCLSPLVRASPNRHWNHKGMPPVDGGEIRAPVKPHLSNTKTFCANRSKKLADLGRLNTTR